Proteins from one Hyperolius riggenbachi isolate aHypRig1 chromosome 2, aHypRig1.pri, whole genome shotgun sequence genomic window:
- the LOC137542902 gene encoding E3 ubiquitin-protein ligase TRIM11-like — protein sequence MVNTSFSQPPFLTLNFGDMDEIRLDGEHQGHQVETLDEASEKKKEKLKNVLQKLMAETEEAEKRVQSLEECRRKKQEQADGETERVTALFRDLRRQLEDLENRLRSDIIRQAQQVSQSYNDVIQQLEIKKEELSRKMCHIEELCNMTDPLTVLQESDTGDLCDTEDRERHDKQFHDGGDLDVAGISHTLHTGLADIMSGVIVQKHTDTQAYPHSSTEDKVPITATLSRPRPQHTPRVQHSQRQAGGTNIRAAQQTSGLPVYADILLDVNTASNDLQISDDRKTASKSDRRQHRPETPERFQCPQVLSSQRFSSGRHYWEVDTGNSKSWKVGMCYPSIERKGWGQSMTGGNNKSWCLDRAGNLYSVAHDRKGSWLTDKIPSDRVRICLDYEAGEISFYALPLITHLHTITAAFTEPLHAVICVSSGSINVSGGN from the coding sequence GTTGGATGGAGAACATCAGGGACACCAAGTAGAGACACTGGATGAGGCCtctgagaagaagaaggagaagctgaaaaatgttctgcagaaactgatggcagagacagaggaggctgagaaaagagtccagagtctggaggaatgcaggagaaaaaaacaagaacaaGCAGATGGTGAAACAGAGAGAGTCACTGCCCTGTTTAGAGATCTCAGGAGACAGTTGGAAGATCTGGAGAATAGACTCCGGAGTGACATCATTAGGCAGGCACAGCAGGTGTCACAATCATACAATGACGTCATTCAGCAGTTGGAAATAAAGAaggaggagctgtccaggaagatgtgtcacattgaggagctgtgtaacatgactgacccactgactgtcttacaggaatcagacacaggtgacttgtgtgacactgaggacagagagagacatgATAAACAGTtccatgatggaggggatctggatgtggccggcatctcacacacattacacacaggactagctgatatcatgtctggggtaattgtgcagaaacatacagacacacaggcctatccacattctagtacagaggacaaagttcccatcactgctacactatccaggccacgcccccaacacacccccagAGTACAACACTCACAGCGCCAGGCTGGGGGGACAAATATTAGGGCTGCACAGCAAacatcagggctgccagtgtatgcagacatattactggatgtaaacacagctaGTAATGATCTACAGATATCAGATGACAGGAAAACTGCATCCAAGTCAGACAGAAGGCAGCATCGCCCAGAAACACCAGAGAGATTTCAGTGTCCTCAGGTGTTGAGCAGCCAGAGATTCTCCTCAGGGCgccattactgggaagtggatacTGGGAATTCAAAGAGTTGGAAGGTtgggatgtgttaccccagtatagaaagGAAAGGATGGGGTCAGTCCATGACTGGAGGTAATAACAAGTCTTGGTGTTTAGATAGGGCTGGTAATCTGTATTCAGTGGCACATGACAGAAAAGGGAGCTGGTTAACTGACAAGATCCCCAGTGATAGAGTCAGGATAtgtctggattatgaggccggggagatctccttttatgccctgcccctgatcacacacctccacaccaTCACTGCTGCTTTCACTGAACCCCTCCATGCTGTAATATGTGTATCATCTGGTTCAATAAATGTATCTGGAGGTAATTAA